In a single window of the Agromyces sp. H17E-10 genome:
- a CDS encoding DUF7507 domain-containing protein codes for MTTTSTKTRKRGLVMLTVCAVLAALFMPLGVQAAYAANGQLVLEQLPFDNTCEGLVKTGTPPFDATAGEGLDTGPDNCLVRVNDSIFQNYSVSLTGLDAGQSADNIVLEFTIHPGNGAKIQLAGPLGGGMPDGCLSGTGITPASSQKTNADGSVTVVCNQGKMSSNVAVVQLVYKFAGDSPIPSTAQVTTKAYTADPLIAPAPEVTGPVVEVTGTSAWEIKKLLRTDAPWNAPYRVNLADGPWIRMVYWLDFTNQKALNGGSDVQWPATFFDRLSAFPDAIIEQCYLLNLGTVTGAGGWSTSCPTNTVQGANGWPISLTRQASGSTAGVRLQLNVLIPAKDFYRTLDPGWQQGDLPPSGAANWQNALTETDGWHLIGGQLNNPTGTPDPAPGFEPGWDGTTASGDNVVDNSLNLTEPKWDLAKTTVRSVYEERDTDLNPNTAPVRGFNVTYRLAITESNGTIISDTLDAMDFTDVLSDADGFTKNAIRVSCGPTQNARNAGTIACSPATDGRTTITYTPAPDRNDWNPANGADTGQPLKNNSFDIVFFIPVPELPPLCTTPWDKTYDFTNEARDTEGWTAGEWPINRTGLEPGWDPATGAPATGNNITTASIRFNTATVNCGTLDGDKQYEGIAGGLSAWDQFTPGDVINSHVWTTATAEPVKVGAPLLGLCDVFDVSVWRLVGDPRTPVNGTGSNPRLQPNPVNQPGGAIVTNPNFDINNYVIEYAVGTNSVDTQTGTGNGLNATINTTEAAGCRENPGPWSSDPETQFGADWRDEVNMVRVRPKDPDRVEAGPFTLGLYVPIQLRWQYNGGPNAGETIPERVLLNNVGAFPEYDANRQIRWTTQARLLSAPHPTYGAKDYTYGTDPWGDGLWADGYTFAPGTQLYSRVTFNADGAPLGGHRARSGWHYGQQLAGAQGADTRGFPVTDPMVCDTWDVSTLKLSRANIAINTDVDVPGDYIIEYGIGSNAVDTQAGPKVGGYYPVTFTSQVTDATACRSNSYQWTTDPTTLGSDWQDKVNMVRMRPKTTGYVEYAGFEMNISVPLTVRSIYNGGPNAGEKILTGIRIQNTGSWPQNDVTRNLSTSSKQVFYTGMLVAVAKSAQQSTWLPGQDAKWTLQVGVNKGQVGALMERPQVVDAIPVGLTYNDTCTKQTLPAGSSTSYNPVTRELLISLPDITVAQTDYWAYSFTVCTTIPTTAQPGTSYVNQVSARSLSAENNPTAQATTSASGSGQLGIDKSVDKPLVEDGEEYTWKLEWVNTSRQIEFAAPDIIDVLPWNGDGAPSALSKRDQYASDYTGTAELTGALAAPKYTQGKTGDVPGTWYYATAPYSTIDPNAKSASNADPAAAGGLWKTAAEISDFSTVTAIRFVSSETLAVTTRVAAAIPMVAHDAELGSLYVNRAMIYSATVANQQLLSTEPTVLVPGFSVGDLVWLDSNLDGRQQPTEAGIAGVAIELLDDAGDVVATRTTDDAGRWHVDLLPAGTYRVRIPASQFGLGGPLAAYVPSPSRNGDAAGANETESNNNTATTSPRQTGITSSPITLSYERDDSDRIIGGNGTGHDVAGLTPPDLPESFTDYTIDLAMAPVGGIDIEKHTNTIDADTAPGPFVAVDGAVQWTYLVTNTGDTELSNVTVTDDQVDAADIDCDGTGGNVVAGPLAPDATFTCVATGTATAGQYENTGTVEGTEPPTFALDGTELDPVVVGDTDPSHYFGAVPAVDIEKATNGEDADEAPGPLVADGGTVAWTYVVTNTGNVPLTGITVTDDQVDAADIDCASTGSNIVAGPLAPGGTVTCVAVGVGVAGQYENTGSVVATGPVATDVDGEEVPGVEVDDEDLSHYFGVDSSVDIEKATNGDDADEAPGPLVAVDGDVEWTYVVTNTGNVPLTDVAVTDDRVDAAEIDCDGTGGNVIAGPLEPDDTFTCVASGTAAAGQYENTGTVVGTDTMDADVTDEDLSHYYGAAPAVDIEKATNGDDADEPTGPYVAPGGAVEWTYVVTNTGNVPLTNVTVTDDQVDAAEIDCDGTGGNVIAGPLEPEASFTCVATGTATAGQYANLGTVTAIDPLEAQVTDEDASHYFGSVPSVDIEKATNGEDADEAPGPLVAVDGDVEWTYVVTNTGNVPLTDVTVTDDRVDAADIDCDGTGGNVIAGPLEPEASFTCVATGAATAGQYENTGTVVGIDPTEAEVTDGDLSHYFGVASVVDIEKATNGEDADEAPGPFVPVDGDVEWTYVVTNTGNVPLTNVTVTDDQVDAAEIDCDGTGGNVIAGPLEPEGSFTCTATGIATTGQYENLGTVTAVDPLEQEVTDGDLSHYFGAVPAIDIEKATNGEDSDEAPGVPLTAGDEVVWTYVVTNTGNVPLTNVTVTDDKVDASEITCGDGESNVFEGPLAPGESFECTASGVAITGAYVNTGTATGIDPLQTMVTDADPANYTGTVTSTPPTETPAPSDPPASDPPASTPPASTAGDLPDTGVAPLAGIVGGAIAIIVGLIVIFATRRRKA; via the coding sequence ATGACCACGACCAGCACGAAGACGCGCAAGCGCGGCCTCGTCATGCTGACCGTCTGCGCGGTGCTCGCGGCACTGTTCATGCCGCTCGGCGTGCAGGCGGCGTACGCCGCGAACGGCCAACTGGTGCTCGAGCAGTTGCCGTTCGACAACACGTGCGAGGGGCTCGTGAAGACGGGCACACCCCCGTTCGACGCGACCGCGGGCGAAGGTCTCGACACCGGCCCCGACAACTGCCTCGTTCGGGTCAACGACTCGATCTTCCAGAACTACTCGGTGTCGCTGACCGGCCTCGACGCCGGACAGTCGGCAGACAACATCGTGCTCGAGTTCACGATCCACCCCGGCAACGGCGCCAAGATCCAGCTGGCCGGCCCCCTCGGTGGCGGCATGCCCGACGGATGCCTAAGCGGCACCGGCATCACCCCCGCGTCGTCGCAGAAGACGAACGCCGACGGGTCGGTCACGGTCGTGTGCAACCAGGGCAAGATGTCGTCGAACGTCGCGGTCGTGCAGCTGGTGTACAAGTTCGCCGGCGACAGCCCCATCCCGTCGACCGCGCAGGTCACGACGAAGGCGTACACCGCCGATCCGCTGATCGCGCCGGCGCCCGAGGTCACCGGGCCGGTCGTTGAGGTGACGGGAACCTCGGCCTGGGAGATCAAGAAGCTCCTGCGAACGGATGCACCGTGGAACGCCCCGTACCGCGTCAACCTCGCCGACGGTCCGTGGATCCGGATGGTGTACTGGCTCGACTTCACCAACCAGAAGGCACTCAACGGTGGTTCGGATGTGCAGTGGCCTGCGACGTTCTTCGACCGGCTCTCCGCCTTCCCGGACGCGATCATCGAACAGTGCTACCTGCTGAATCTGGGCACGGTCACTGGTGCTGGAGGCTGGAGCACGTCGTGCCCCACCAACACGGTGCAGGGCGCGAACGGTTGGCCCATCTCCCTCACTCGACAGGCGAGCGGCAGTACCGCCGGGGTGCGGCTGCAGCTGAACGTGCTGATCCCCGCGAAGGACTTCTATCGCACACTCGATCCCGGTTGGCAGCAGGGCGACCTTCCGCCGTCGGGCGCGGCGAACTGGCAGAACGCCCTCACCGAGACCGACGGGTGGCACCTCATCGGCGGCCAGCTGAACAACCCGACCGGCACGCCCGACCCAGCCCCCGGGTTCGAGCCCGGATGGGACGGCACGACGGCGTCGGGCGACAACGTCGTCGACAACTCGCTGAACCTCACCGAACCGAAGTGGGACCTGGCGAAGACCACGGTGCGATCCGTCTACGAGGAGCGCGACACCGACCTGAACCCGAACACCGCGCCAGTGCGCGGCTTCAACGTGACCTACCGCCTCGCGATCACCGAGTCGAACGGCACGATCATCTCCGACACGCTCGACGCGATGGACTTCACCGACGTGCTCAGCGACGCGGACGGGTTCACGAAGAACGCGATCCGCGTTTCGTGCGGCCCGACGCAGAACGCGCGAAACGCGGGCACGATCGCCTGCTCGCCGGCCACGGACGGGCGCACGACGATCACCTACACGCCCGCACCGGACCGGAACGATTGGAACCCCGCCAACGGTGCAGACACGGGGCAGCCGCTGAAGAACAACAGTTTCGACATCGTGTTCTTCATCCCGGTGCCCGAGCTCCCGCCGCTGTGCACGACCCCGTGGGACAAGACGTACGACTTCACGAACGAGGCACGTGACACCGAGGGCTGGACGGCCGGCGAATGGCCGATCAACCGCACCGGTCTCGAGCCCGGCTGGGACCCGGCGACGGGGGCGCCGGCGACCGGCAACAACATCACGACCGCGTCCATCCGTTTCAACACGGCGACCGTGAACTGCGGCACCCTGGATGGCGACAAGCAGTACGAGGGGATCGCCGGAGGTCTCTCCGCATGGGACCAGTTCACACCCGGTGACGTGATCAACTCGCACGTCTGGACGACCGCGACTGCGGAGCCGGTGAAGGTCGGCGCCCCCTTGCTCGGACTGTGCGACGTGTTCGACGTCTCGGTCTGGCGGCTCGTGGGCGACCCGCGAACCCCCGTGAACGGCACCGGTTCGAACCCGCGCCTGCAGCCCAATCCGGTCAATCAGCCGGGCGGTGCGATCGTCACGAACCCGAACTTCGACATCAACAACTACGTGATCGAGTACGCCGTCGGCACGAACTCGGTGGACACGCAGACCGGCACCGGTAACGGCCTGAACGCGACGATCAACACCACCGAGGCTGCGGGGTGTCGCGAGAACCCCGGTCCCTGGTCGTCCGACCCGGAGACCCAGTTCGGAGCAGACTGGCGCGACGAGGTGAACATGGTGCGGGTCCGCCCGAAGGACCCGGACCGCGTCGAAGCCGGCCCCTTCACCCTGGGCCTGTACGTGCCCATCCAGCTGCGCTGGCAGTACAACGGCGGACCGAACGCCGGTGAGACCATTCCCGAGCGCGTCTTGCTGAACAACGTTGGCGCGTTCCCCGAATACGACGCGAACCGCCAGATTCGGTGGACGACGCAGGCGCGGCTGCTGTCCGCCCCGCACCCCACGTACGGCGCCAAGGACTACACGTACGGCACCGACCCGTGGGGCGACGGCTTGTGGGCGGACGGGTACACGTTCGCACCGGGAACGCAGCTGTATTCTCGCGTGACCTTCAACGCAGATGGTGCACCCTTGGGCGGCCATAGGGCGCGCTCCGGCTGGCACTACGGGCAGCAGCTCGCAGGCGCGCAGGGCGCCGACACCAGAGGTTTCCCGGTCACCGACCCGATGGTCTGCGACACCTGGGACGTGTCGACCCTGAAGCTGTCGCGTGCGAACATCGCGATCAACACGGATGTCGATGTTCCGGGCGACTACATCATCGAGTACGGCATCGGCTCCAACGCCGTCGACACCCAGGCAGGTCCGAAGGTCGGCGGCTACTACCCGGTGACCTTCACCTCCCAGGTCACGGATGCCACCGCCTGCCGGAGCAACAGCTACCAGTGGACCACCGACCCGACCACGCTCGGCTCCGACTGGCAGGACAAGGTCAACATGGTGCGGATGCGCCCGAAGACCACCGGATACGTGGAGTACGCCGGATTCGAGATGAACATCTCCGTGCCGCTGACCGTGCGGAGCATCTACAACGGCGGCCCGAACGCGGGAGAGAAGATCCTCACCGGCATACGCATCCAGAACACCGGATCGTGGCCGCAGAACGATGTCACCCGCAACCTGTCGACATCGTCGAAGCAGGTGTTCTACACGGGCATGCTGGTGGCGGTCGCGAAGTCGGCGCAGCAGTCGACCTGGCTGCCGGGCCAGGACGCGAAGTGGACACTCCAGGTCGGCGTCAACAAGGGCCAGGTGGGCGCACTCATGGAGCGGCCGCAGGTCGTCGACGCGATCCCGGTGGGCCTGACCTACAACGACACGTGCACGAAGCAGACCCTGCCCGCAGGGTCGTCCACGTCCTACAACCCGGTGACGCGCGAACTGCTGATCAGCCTGCCCGACATCACCGTCGCGCAGACCGACTACTGGGCGTACAGCTTCACGGTGTGCACGACCATTCCCACGACGGCACAGCCCGGCACGTCGTACGTGAACCAGGTCTCGGCCCGCTCGCTGAGCGCCGAGAACAACCCCACGGCGCAGGCGACGACGAGCGCGTCGGGCTCGGGTCAGCTGGGCATCGACAAGTCGGTCGACAAGCCGCTGGTCGAGGACGGCGAGGAGTACACCTGGAAGCTCGAGTGGGTGAACACCTCGCGGCAGATCGAGTTCGCGGCGCCCGACATCATCGACGTGCTCCCGTGGAACGGCGACGGCGCGCCGAGCGCGCTGTCGAAGCGCGACCAGTACGCGTCGGACTACACGGGCACGGCGGAGCTGACGGGGGCGCTCGCCGCACCGAAGTACACGCAGGGCAAGACCGGCGACGTGCCGGGCACGTGGTACTACGCGACCGCCCCGTACTCGACGATCGATCCGAACGCGAAGTCGGCGAGCAACGCCGACCCGGCGGCCGCAGGCGGCCTCTGGAAGACCGCGGCTGAGATCTCGGACTTCTCGACGGTGACCGCGATCCGCTTCGTCTCGTCGGAGACGCTGGCGGTGACGACGCGCGTCGCCGCGGCCATCCCCATGGTGGCCCACGATGCGGAGCTCGGCAGCCTGTACGTCAACCGGGCGATGATCTACTCGGCGACGGTCGCGAACCAGCAGCTGCTGTCGACCGAGCCGACCGTGCTGGTGCCCGGATTCTCGGTGGGCGACCTGGTGTGGCTCGACTCGAACCTCGACGGTCGCCAGCAGCCGACCGAAGCGGGCATCGCGGGCGTCGCGATCGAACTGCTCGATGACGCGGGCGACGTCGTGGCGACCAGGACGACCGACGACGCGGGACGCTGGCACGTCGACCTGCTTCCCGCAGGGACGTACCGGGTGCGCATCCCGGCCTCGCAGTTCGGGCTCGGCGGCCCGCTGGCCGCCTACGTCCCGTCGCCGTCACGCAACGGCGACGCGGCCGGGGCCAACGAGACGGAGTCGAACAACAACACGGCCACAACGAGCCCCAGGCAGACCGGCATCACGAGCTCGCCCATCACGCTCTCGTACGAGCGCGACGATTCCGACCGAATCATCGGCGGCAACGGAACCGGTCACGACGTCGCCGGGCTCACTCCGCCGGACCTCCCCGAGTCGTTCACCGACTACACGATCGACCTCGCGATGGCGCCGGTCGGCGGTATCGACATCGAGAAGCACACGAACACGATCGACGCCGACACGGCCCCCGGTCCGTTCGTCGCGGTCGACGGCGCGGTGCAGTGGACCTACCTCGTCACGAACACCGGCGACACCGAGCTGTCGAACGTCACCGTGACCGATGACCAGGTCGACGCGGCCGACATCGACTGCGACGGCACCGGGGGCAACGTCGTCGCGGGCCCGCTCGCACCGGATGCCACGTTCACGTGCGTCGCGACCGGCACGGCCACGGCCGGACAGTACGAGAACACGGGCACCGTGGAGGGGACGGAGCCTCCCACCTTCGCGCTCGACGGAACCGAGCTCGACCCCGTCGTCGTCGGCGACACCGACCCGTCGCACTACTTCGGTGCGGTGCCGGCGGTCGATATCGAGAAGGCGACGAACGGTGAGGACGCCGATGAGGCGCCGGGTCCGCTGGTCGCGGACGGCGGCACGGTGGCGTGGACGTATGTGGTCACCAATACCGGCAACGTTCCGTTGACGGGTATCACGGTGACCGACGACCAGGTGGATGCCGCTGACATCGACTGCGCCTCCACGGGCAGCAACATCGTCGCGGGTCCGCTGGCGCCGGGCGGCACGGTGACGTGCGTCGCCGTCGGCGTCGGGGTCGCGGGCCAGTACGAGAACACGGGCAGCGTGGTCGCGACCGGTCCCGTCGCCACCGATGTCGACGGTGAGGAGGTGCCGGGCGTCGAGGTCGACGATGAGGACCTGTCGCACTACTTCGGCGTGGACTCGTCGGTCGACATCGAGAAGGCGACGAACGGTGACGACGCCGATGAAGCGCCCGGTCCGCTCGTTGCGGTCGACGGTGACGTCGAGTGGACGTATGTGGTCACGAACACCGGCAACGTTCCGCTGACCGATGTCGCGGTGACCGATGACCGGGTCGATGCGGCCGAGATCGACTGCGACGGCACGGGTGGCAACGTGATCGCGGGCCCGCTCGAGCCCGACGACACGTTCACATGCGTCGCGTCGGGTACGGCCGCGGCCGGCCAGTACGAGAACACCGGCACGGTGGTCGGGACCGACACGATGGACGCCGACGTCACCGATGAGGACCTCTCGCACTATTACGGTGCGGCGCCTGCGGTGGACATCGAGAAGGCGACGAACGGTGACGATGCCGATGAGCCGACCGGCCCGTACGTCGCCCCCGGCGGTGCGGTCGAGTGGACCTACGTGGTCACCAACACCGGCAACGTGCCGTTGACGAACGTGACCGTGACCGACGACCAGGTGGATGCCGCCGAGATCGACTGCGACGGCACGGGTGGCAATGTGATCGCGGGGCCGCTCGAGCCCGAGGCATCCTTCACCTGTGTCGCCACCGGCACGGCCACGGCCGGCCAATACGCGAACCTCGGCACCGTGACCGCCATCGACCCGCTCGAGGCGCAGGTCACCGACGAGGACGCGTCGCACTACTTCGGCAGTGTCCCGTCGGTCGACATCGAGAAGGCGACGAACGGTGAGGACGCCGACGAGGCGCCCGGCCCGCTGGTCGCGGTCGACGGTGACGTCGAGTGGACGTACGTGGTCACGAACACCGGCAACGTTCCGCTGACCGATGTCACGGTGACCGATGACCGGGTCGACGCGGCCGACATCGACTGCGACGGCACGGGCGGCAACGTGATCGCGGGCCCGCTCGAGCCCGAGGCATCCTTCACCTGCGTCGCCACCGGTGCGGCCACCGCCGGCCAGTACGAGAACACCGGAACGGTGGTCGGCATCGACCCGACCGAGGCCGAGGTCACCGACGGCGACCTGTCGCACTACTTCGGCGTGGCGTCGGTGGTCGACATCGAGAAGGCGACGAACGGTGAGGACGCCGATGAGGCGCCGGGGCCGTTCGTGCCGGTCGACGGCGACGTCGAGTGGACGTACGTGGTGACGAACACGGGCAACGTGCCGCTCACGAACGTGACGGTCACAGACGACCAGGTGGATGCGGCCGAGATCGACTGCGACGGCACGGGCGGCAACGTGATCGCAGGGCCGCTCGAGCCTGAGGGGTCCTTCACCTGCACGGCGACGGGCATCGCGACGACCGGGCAGTACGAGAACCTCGGCACCGTGACGGCCGTCGACCCGCTCGAGCAGGAGGTGACCGACGGCGACCTGTCGCACTACTTCGGTGCGGTGCCGGCGATCGACATCGAGAAGGCCACCAACGGGGAGGACTCGGACGAGGCGCCGGGCGTGCCGCTGACGGCCGGTGACGAGGTCGTGTGGACGTACGTGGTCACCAACACCGGCAACGTGCCGTTGACGAACGTGACCGTGACCGACGACAAGGTGGATGCCTCGGAGATCACGTGCGGCGATGGCGAGTCGAACGTGTTCGAGGGGCCGCTGGCGCCGGGCGAGTCGTTCGAGTGCACCGCGTCGGGCGTCGCCATCACGGGGGCGTACGTGAACACCGGCACGGCGACCGGCATCGACCCGCTGCAGACCATGGTCACCGACGCCGACCCGGCGAACTACACGGGCACGGTGACGTCGACCCCGCCGACGGAGACGCCGGCACCGAGCGACCCGCCGGCGTCCGACCCGCCGGCGTCCACTCCTCCGGCGAGCACGGCCGGCGACCTGCCCGACACGGGCGTCGCCCCCCTGGCCGGCATCGTCGGCGGCGCGATCGCGATCATCGTCGGGTTGATCGTGATCTTCGCCACCCGTCGCCGCAAGGCCTAG
- a CDS encoding isochorismate synthase, which translates to MSQTHASARLVVRTVAVDETEPLIPRTDPRHPLVWLRRGEGIVGLGEVLRIESSGATRIDDAASAWTSLAAAADIDDRVGLPGTGLVAFGAFAFADESAATSVLIVPELVIGRRDGRAWVTRIGFETPAEVTIPEPSPKRQVPRVTFESGSMPPEAYESAVAEAVRRIDAGEFEKAVLARQLVGTLSDDAGLRATINRLAEDYPDTWVFAVDGLIGASPETLVRVDHGTVSARVLAGTAPRGAGEASDRDHAATLAASEKNLAEHALAVASAVQRLEPHTTRLDTSPEPFTLQLPNLWHLATDLKGTLGDGSNSLDLVKAVHPTAAVAGTPRKVALRAILELEGFDRGRYAGPVGWVDGDGDGEWAIALRCAQVDPDGTVTAYAGCGIVHDSVPADELAETEMKFRPIVEAFGG; encoded by the coding sequence GTGAGTCAGACGCACGCGTCGGCGCGCCTCGTGGTCAGAACGGTGGCGGTCGACGAGACCGAACCGCTGATTCCGCGCACCGACCCCCGGCACCCGCTCGTGTGGCTTCGGCGCGGCGAGGGCATCGTCGGGCTCGGCGAGGTGCTGCGCATCGAGTCGTCGGGAGCGACCCGCATCGACGACGCCGCCTCGGCGTGGACCTCGCTCGCGGCCGCCGCCGACATCGACGACCGGGTCGGTCTGCCGGGCACGGGTCTCGTCGCGTTCGGGGCGTTCGCGTTCGCCGACGAGTCGGCCGCGACGAGCGTGCTCATCGTTCCCGAGCTGGTCATCGGTCGCCGTGACGGCCGTGCGTGGGTCACCCGCATCGGCTTCGAGACGCCCGCCGAGGTCACGATTCCCGAACCGTCGCCGAAGCGCCAGGTCCCCCGCGTCACCTTCGAGTCGGGGTCGATGCCGCCCGAGGCATACGAGTCGGCGGTCGCCGAGGCGGTCCGTCGCATCGATGCCGGCGAGTTCGAGAAGGCGGTGCTCGCGCGCCAGCTCGTCGGCACGCTGAGCGACGACGCAGGCTTGCGCGCCACGATCAACCGGCTCGCCGAGGACTACCCCGACACGTGGGTCTTCGCCGTCGACGGGCTCATCGGCGCGAGCCCCGAGACCCTCGTGCGCGTCGACCACGGCACGGTCTCGGCGCGCGTGCTGGCCGGCACCGCGCCGAGGGGTGCGGGCGAGGCATCCGACCGCGATCATGCCGCGACCCTCGCGGCGAGCGAGAAGAACCTCGCCGAGCACGCGCTCGCGGTCGCGAGCGCGGTGCAGCGGCTCGAGCCGCACACGACCCGGCTCGACACGAGCCCCGAGCCGTTCACGCTGCAGCTGCCGAACCTCTGGCACCTCGCGACCGACCTCAAGGGCACGCTCGGCGATGGTTCGAACTCGCTCGACCTCGTGAAGGCGGTGCATCCGACGGCGGCCGTCGCCGGCACGCCGCGCAAGGTCGCGCTGCGTGCGATCCTCGAGCTCGAGGGCTTCGACCGCGGGCGCTACGCGGGCCCCGTCGGCTGGGTCGACGGCGACGGTGACGGCGAATGGGCGATCGCACTTCGGTGCGCACAGGTCGACCCCGACGGCACGGTCACGGCGTATGCCGGCTGCGGCATCGTGCACGACTCGGTGCCCGCCGACGAGCTCGCCGAGACCGAGATGAAGTTCCGGCCCATCGTGGAGGCGTTCGGGGGCTGA
- a CDS encoding polyphosphate kinase 2 family protein gives MSRESFWTADPADLLRVREGFRLADTATDDHPGFEGGKSEAKKALAEGADILAELQEKLFAGSRMGGHKRRILLVLQAMDTAGKGGIVKHVMGAVDPQGVHLAAFKKPTEEELGHDFLWRISKETPGPGMIGVFDRSHYEDVLIARVRELAPPEEIERRYDAINEFERGQVANGTTVIKVMLHISGDAQKERLQERLDRPDKHWKFNPGDIDERLLAPAYQEAYQLVFDRTSKPDAPWFVIPADHKWYARLAVQHLLIDALEGMELEWPAADFDVAEQRARLAHS, from the coding sequence ATGAGCCGCGAATCGTTCTGGACCGCCGACCCCGCCGATCTGCTGCGCGTGCGCGAGGGGTTCCGCCTCGCCGACACCGCGACCGATGACCACCCCGGCTTCGAGGGCGGCAAGAGCGAGGCCAAGAAGGCGCTCGCCGAGGGCGCCGACATCCTCGCCGAGCTGCAGGAGAAGCTGTTCGCGGGCAGCCGCATGGGCGGGCACAAGCGGCGCATCCTGCTCGTGCTGCAGGCGATGGACACGGCCGGCAAGGGCGGCATCGTGAAGCACGTCATGGGCGCGGTCGACCCGCAGGGCGTGCACCTTGCGGCGTTCAAGAAGCCGACCGAGGAGGAGCTCGGCCACGACTTCCTGTGGCGCATCAGCAAGGAGACGCCCGGGCCGGGCATGATCGGCGTCTTCGACCGCTCGCACTACGAGGACGTGCTCATCGCGCGAGTGCGCGAGCTCGCGCCGCCCGAGGAGATCGAGCGCCGCTACGACGCGATCAACGAGTTCGAGCGCGGCCAGGTCGCGAACGGCACGACGGTCATCAAGGTCATGCTGCACATCTCGGGCGACGCGCAGAAGGAGCGCCTGCAGGAGCGCCTCGACCGCCCCGACAAGCACTGGAAGTTCAACCCCGGCGACATCGACGAGCGACTCCTCGCGCCCGCCTACCAAGAGGCGTACCAGCTGGTCTTCGACCGAACCTCGAAGCCGGATGCCCCGTGGTTCGTGATTCCCGCCGACCACAAATGGTACGCGCGGCTCGCCGTGCAGCACCTGCTCATCGACGCCCTCGAGGGGATGGAGCTCGAGTGGCCGGCGGCCGACTTCGACGTCGCCGAGCAGCGGGCGCGCCTCGCGCACAGCTGA